A stretch of DNA from Cryptomeria japonica chromosome 4, Sugi_1.0, whole genome shotgun sequence:
GCTCCACCAAGCCTTTTTCACACTTATACCTTTTTTCTGTGATTTCTTTGAAGGTATTCAAATATTGCATCTATAGTGGATATTTGATCTAAGGAATGAGATTTTCAATAAATATGTCCACTTGCTCAACCTCTGAAATATGGCTAAGGCATCTATGGTATAATGATCTCCATCGCTGCAAGAATGATGCAAATGTTTCACCTTTCCTTTGTTTGGTTGTGCATAAATCCATTAAGGTAATTGGATTGTCTATGTTGTATAAAATTTTTGTGATGAATTGCTCAGCCAATTCACCCCATGAGGCAATTTTAGTTGGCAAATATGAAAATCATTCTATTGCCGCCCCTCTAAGACTTTTGGGAAATAGATGCATCAAGTATGCATCTTCATGGACTACTTCGATACATGTTGCGAAGAATTCTTGGACATGATCTCAGGGAacaccttttcctctatacttgtcacaTTTGGAGTTTCCAAATGTGatagaaaaggtggcatatacatagtcctatcaaaaggataaggacatagatCTTCCATGGTATAACTCTTCTTATCATTCACTATTTGTATGTTGGTCATTTTCCTTTGCAGATTCTGCATTTGTTGCGCCAAGATTTCTGTTTGGGTAAGAGGTGCACTGATCCTATAGGTATTTCTCACAAAAGGAATGGTGTTTGAGTATGCTGAAGCTTGTTGGAACATTGACTGACTATGCAACTATGTGCCATGATTTCCACTAGATGGTGTGGAATATGCAAACTGAGTACTGACATTTGGCTGGCTTGAGCTATACATCCTTGCTGAGCCCTGATTCAAGTTTTGACCACTGTATGTAGATCCAATGGTGACTGATATTGTTGGTTGAGAAGTACTTGTAGGAAGAGAAATCATTGTTGGAGCTTGCATTGAGTAATTCAAAACATTTGATGTTGTTTGCGATGTAACACTGGGTGTGATATTCGTATTTGAAAACATGGCTCTTGATTGAAGATTCTGAGTTGAAGCCATTGTGGCTTGAGTTGTTGTTCCTTGTTTATTCTTAGGAGTACCTTGGCCTGAAATAGAAGATGTTGCTTGAGTTTGTGTGATATTGGGTGTTTGAGTTGCATTTTGTGTCAATGTCACTCCTGGTGGCAATATTGTCAAGATGTCAATACCTGGAGGCAACTTGGCCCCATTTTGAATCAGAAGAGAAAGGTATCGATCTCTATTGTTGATAAGTGCATTTAAAACCATGAGGAGTGTTGGGTCTTGTTGAGATGCCTCCAATTCCTCTTGTGTCAAATTATGTTGGATTTCATCTATTGAAGGCATTCTGTTTGCATTTATTGGTAGATTTGCATGTCTTCTAGCTTGTGAGTTTTGATATGTTGACAAATCCATGTTCTAGGTACGATTGACCAATGGGTCACTGTTTTGATCCATTTTAGCTCTTTGTGATTTGGTAACTGGCATGATTGACTTCTAAGACACCcatgaaatgcaagaccttggacaAGTTATGATGCAATCTAAGGGAATGATGCTAGACTCTCACACTCTATTGGGGAGGAATTTTTTCTTCTATAGTAAGCTTTTCAAGTTGTCATCAAACAATTTCTTGTTCTCTTTGTCGAGTAACTTCTTGTGAGGCTTGCCTCTCAATCGAGACTGATTTTCAGATTTCATTGTCTAAAACAAATTCAACTTCTTCGTACTGAGGAAGATCAATTCTTAACTCCCAAACAAGGTTATCCAaaacatcaattatttctaattgatcatCGTATGGCCCAAGGTTGGGTTGTTCAAAAGGTAATTCACCATTACCTAGTAAACCCATgcaaaatgatatgctaaagacttCCTATAGATAATAGACTGAGAGACGCAAGTGAAGACTATACAAGGATTGGTTTGAGACTAAAAAGATAGAGGTGAAATCTAATGCAAGCTATTGGAATGTGCAAGACTTACACTGGATCCTAAGAGGAATGTAACTGGTGACAATGCAAAGGCTATTTTGGATGCAACTTTTGACAAACTTATTTCTAAGTATGAAGTGAGGACTTGTGCAATGTGAGGACACAAATGGTGACTATGTATGGACTATGCAAATGTATGAGACCTAAGATCACAATAACTAATCATGTTTCCTCCATTTTTATGAAAGTGATTAACTTGTTCAACTTGTTGGGCTATTGTTGATAAAATTTGATTGTGTTCAACTGATTTTTTGGTTGTGTTTTGACCAAAGTTGATTGTTTGACAACTAATCTTGCAAAATATGAATAAAACACAACAACCAATTTGATATAATCCAAGTAAAAGTGTATGTCGTttataggatcttttcaaatccctgTTGTTTCTAGGATCTTTTCAAACCCCAATTGTTTTCGATAGATTTTTTGGCCAAGCGAACACAAATCAGTTAGACTCTTCTAGTGTCAAAGGTCATTCAtaataccacaacccacatcttgatactcctttAGCTCgaacaaccttgtcacaccctagggtgtgcccatttttttgccttttgccagaagttgaaccaaagagaattgcttctcaattggatcattttcttgggagatgtatggtcagtgtcttgggggcggattcttccccacccttgcattatgatattacaaatgttttatTACTGACTCAGTTTGGCTTCTATGCTTAAGGTTCGTAGAAAGGGTTTCGTTTGGTGCGTCAAAGATAAACTCCCCGAGGAGGCTTccaaacctttagaacaaaggcttttcacatctcaaggatactgggggaaggctatcaatgcaaAACTACCATtggacatgattttcatcacatccacatttgattatagtgagttggattacTTGACTttagccgttccccacttaggtcgttcccctctcaccggccttatgggcttctcgggagggcaggcctgctaaaggttttagcCTAATTGtaataaaagaaagaaagcataaatagtgagtctggctttttggtcacccaattaaggggagagaatatgcctATCACTTTCAAAACATAGAAGACAAAGATTGTTCTTTTTATTCCCTCATTGCAATGTTATCTAATTGctatttggagatattgctccaatcagacatggtgttctttttagtccaGATAACACTATGTgagtgttctttttaagcccaaagaaTTGCAATAAGAAAGTTTTTCTTGTTCATTTTCGATTGCACCAAAAGAAATGTGAGCTAATCTAACTCCATCAATACCCGCAAAACCCATTAAAATGTTAGTTGACATTGTGGGTTGACAAGCCTAAAATCTCTTTTGGGTTACAAGAATTTGTTCGTTGTCTGTTACTGATATGCTAGAAAATAGAACACTAAAAGACCAGAATATCAGaaagaaattgagaaaatgataGAACAAAGGCTTTTGAAAACATTCAGCGAATGCGAATCACCATCAAGTTGATTGTGGATTTTTGTAACATCAAATGCAAATTTTCGTCATAGCGATTGTGGCTCACTGCCTTAGCGAATGTGGTGCAGTGTTTGGTCGAATGTGAATCATTTATAAGACATAATTTAAAAGACATAAGAAGAATTTACAAGACAGAGGCTTCACTCATAATGATATTGCCCATGACCTCAATCTCGTCATATATGTCATACTTCTGCAGGTATTTGTGCACAATGCTATAGTATAGGGATAAAGCTGTCTGATCCTATAGGTCTTGGAGCCTTTTTTCTGCTCTGAGTATTTGTTGGTAAGCTCTCTGTTGTCTTTTGTCTTCTGATCTcttccttgcacctgaaattttgaatctTACCTTCCATACCATGATATTAGATGCATTTTATGTGGAGAAATAAATTTTTCCAGAATTAAAAATTAATGATGGGTTAGCAGCGCAAACAAATCGCGAACATAAGCGacaaaagaaattagaagaatgaaTAAGCTAAGTGAATGCGAATTAGGATGTAGGCGATTGCGAATTTCTGTCAAGTCAAATGCGTAGCGATATGAGCGAATGCGAATTACTGTGAAGTTGAATGCATAGCGTTTTTTTGTGTGTTCGTATAAATCctgcaaaacataaaaaaatcatgcaagaaggttagttagctgttgttcacgtcgggttcattagtgttttcatgcttaaaatcatcatgttgaataggaaataaggacaatcacaaaatccttaactattAAAGCACTCCTAAATATAAATCAATAgagtaaatgtaaatttgaaagaattcaacaaatgaaaacttCCTCAAATGCATTATAGCTTCCGTTGTTCTTCTCATctctgtggtatggtggctctcaggtatCGTGCTGATAACCTGCAAGtggcacaaagatttgaagttcgtgattgttgaaaatgaggaATTGatcttgcttttatagatttttgagacaGATTGAGTAAGAAATTGAACCGAAGTGCTAATTGccaattgaattgatttgattgatcagttaactcattttgattgatttgttaagtggattgattggatagataactcaattgattgattagtcaacttgATAGATTGACTAGTTAAACTGGATTGATTGAGAAGAAGATTGAATTGATGAGTTAGTAAAAAAAATGATTGGGAGTGAAAAtgagagattgaagagttaactgatttgatcaaccagttatgattttcaacatgtgctgtagggtttttgaattgaaattcaatttcatgtttatttggatttgaattaTGATTTTCGAatattgaaatgcacatgaaatgggatgaaattagaatttgggagatatgaaattagttgaaattaattgaaaatagaatttggggaattggaagaatgaatgaatgaattaatttaaatgaaattatttaatcattagaaatagaattaattaaataataaagattatttaattaaggaaattaatcgtaattaattaaataattaatatttaattaatatttgaaatagggttaaatgattaattgattaaaggatataatttgattaattagtaAGATAGAAAATGATGATTGAGTCActtgaaaagaaataaaattatatttattaaataattaaagaattacttaattaataagacaaataattagtgtgcaattaatgagacatttttaggtgtctataactAATAGAATACATGAAAgtgtataaaaaattaaaataaatttttttgaattttgaattgatgAGATGTAGTATTTGATTGATCCCACATACCACAAGATTGACCCACCACAAAGTATTTGTaaacataaatataataaataataaatatgaatttagataGAATAAGATTAGATGGATAGAATTCCTTTGAGTGATCGTTGAAGGGAAGGTCCTAAAATTGATGTTCTTATAAAGTAATGGTAGGAGAGAATGGCAAAAGTTGGAAGAATCGAAAAAGCTAAAAAGAAAGGAGAGAATCCTTTTTGTCGTCCACGTCTACCAGTCCCTCCAAAAAATTGGGAAGGGCTAGATTGAGTTGGATTTGAATTGTGGAGGCAAAAGAAAATTCAAATTAGGGTATATCCTGATGATTGTCTGGTTGCTTTCAGACAGGTAAAGGTCAAAAACAGGTCTTCTTTCTTTCATTTGAAACGCACTAATAATGTCTTGGCACTTCATTTGAAACGCAGTAATAATGTCTTGGCACGCTTAGGTCATATTTGGATTACATCTTTTCTCAAGCTGTGTTTCATTCAAGCGAACATCCTTTAAGGAGGTCGAAGTTGCAGAATAACGCACGATTGAAGCGGCTTTAATTGCGATTTATGGTCCTCTTCATCGGATTCTGCAGGGTGAATGCGTATATGGAATGGAACAGGTATGTTGAAATTCCATTTCAGGAAAACGCATTTTTATGTAACTGAGGGGGAATTCAATGTGGGTTTTTAATATACGGGCGGGTGCCTTCTCATCTCCCGATCGTTTGGGTATCGGAGCAGTTGGGTATTTGATCATGCGTTGACTCTATCAGGGTTCAAGGTTTAGGGTATAAAGATTTAAGCCTTTCAGCCCCGTTTGCCTTGTATGGATCCTCATCTATTGCGTATAGTATAGTGAGGATCCATAAACAGCCTCAACGCACGTCCACGCAAAGGATTTCATTTCAAGATCAGAACAAAGGAGACTTTTAGCCAATCTAGAGCAAAAGAGAAGAAAACAATGGAAAGAGTGATTAGTCCTCAGTTGAAGCAAGAACCAGATGGAGATCGTGAGAGCAGAAAACCAGCGATCGAGAACTATGTTCAACAGCTAGACAAGAAAGCCATAGTGCAGTTTCTCGCTCGCCTGTCTGAGCTTCAAGATGGGCAGGCTTCTGGACAACATTCCATTACTTGGTATGAAGTGATGGCTCGAGAACACGGGAAGCTTATAATTCCCCACATAAGTGATATGATGAGAAACGTGGTAAAGGTTTTGTCCTCAGACGCGCCCTCATTGACCCTGCAACAGGCCTGTGCAAAGGTGGTTTCGACTTTGGCTAGGTATACAATTGAACCCAGCTCCTTTGAAAGACAAACCGAAGGGGTAATCCGAGATTTAGCAAGACCTCTACTCGAAGTTCTACTGGGTAATGCACAGTCTTTGGCAGAAGGGGCAGCAATGTGTTTGCATGCTTTGGTGAACACAGAGGCATGGAAATTTGCACCTGATGATATTGTGAATGAGGTCTGTCTGAGAGTCGCAGGGGCATTGGAGGAGAAAGGAACCCAAACCACAGGTCACATGAAGTTAGTTTGTTCTTTAGCGAAGCATAATAGTCTAATTCTTGAAGCCTATGGAAGGACCCTGCTTAAGGCAGCAGATGATATCCTTGTCACTGCAAATTGGCAGCTACGTCTGCATGCTGTGCAGATGATCAATGCTCTGTTGAAATCTGTGGATTCTGACATTTTAGCTTCAGAAATTCCCATTACTATTACACATATGGAGAGATGTAGGTCTGATAGAATCCCTTCGATAAGAAACGCAGCTTCAGAAACACTTAAAATTGCCAAGGCTATAGCTTCTGAGAGGGGAATGGATGTAAACTATGAGAGCTTTTCTAGTGAAGTGGAAATTTCCAATGAAGATGTGACATCTCAAAACAGCAACTGCTGCAGTATTAGTGACTTTTCACAAGACACACGTATGGATTCTTACGGGGATTCCCCTGTCTCTTTATGCCATTCTTTTAATAGCAAACGGCAAACTCCTTCAATATTGGGTCCTGCTGCTGGGGCTAGAAGGTCCTGTAGTTTGCATGGAAGCCAAGATTACAATTCTGATGGTATCGATGAAGCTTCCTTCTCAGGGAAAATTAGGGCTTCGTCCTTTTCCATGCACCCTGAAATGTCAAATTCAAAGTCAAAATCGCCCTACACCTTCTTGAATCACAGAGGAAAGTATAGCGAGTCTGGTGGGTATTTTATTGGAAAATCACGATTGAAAGATAACAGTTTACCGGAGGGTGATACTGAATCTGAAATCGATGGTGGAACATCTGGAAGAAATTACTCTCGTGGAGACATGAAGACCAGGTTGTGCATGCTGCAACGAAGAGAGAACGGAGATGAATCAACCTATGAGGAAGACTGCATTGAGACCAAACACTTCCGGCTTAACTACATCCATTCTCCATTGCCTTCTGAGGTGGGGGAAGAAGACACTGGAAGGCCAAAGGTACAGTGTGTGTGTGCGCCTACCTCTATCTGTGTGTGCGCCTGTTGCTTGTGTGGGTGTGCCTGTGTTCTTATGTGTGGCCATGTGCTTGTTTTACGTATAGAATTCCTTGGTTGGCATGATctctctataatttttttttttttctttctcaaacCTAGGAAAAAAACTGGATCTTAAACCATTTTTGCATCCAAGGTTCTATATATTATTATATCAATAGTTAAGAGTCAATGCAAAGGGAATTATGCTCATATATCAAGTAGTGGTGTATTATATATTAACTATTAACAGGATTATACCATATTTTATGGTAATAGTTTGGTTTGTGGGTTTGGCAGGTGTTTAATGTAGCCCATGCATGTCGATAATGCTTATGTTTTTCACTCACCGAAACACAATATTCATTTTAAGTCCTTTTTAAAATATGATGTTCAGGAAGTAAAATACTGTTTTTTGTTTCTCTTTCCTTATTTTTTCAGAAAACAGAGTGTATGGCAAGGACAGATGATATGAAGTTGAACGAATTTAGCCCACCAGGAGCATGTGTTGGATCTTTGCAATGTCATTCCTCCCCGCTTGTCACAAGAAGAAAATCACAGTCCATAACGGAGTTTACGGATTTTACAGATGGTAATTATGATATTTATGATTCATTGAGGGTAGTAAACACTGAACAGATGCCTGCTGCACTAAAAGGAAGGACACTGCTTGACAAACTGGAGAGTGCTGCTGATGGATTTTCAGATAGAAGCAATTCACAAGAGGGAAGTATGCAAAACAGTTCTGTATGGTCAGAAAGTGTGCAAATAAGTGATTCTTTATCACCTACTTCTTCAGACAATCTTTTCCAGGATGTACTAGATAATGAGGAAGACTACCTGACCACTATCCCAACTGA
This window harbors:
- the LOC131030516 gene encoding uncharacterized protein LOC131030516; translated protein: MERVISPQLKQEPDGDRESRKPAIENYVQQLDKKAIVQFLARLSELQDGQASGQHSITWYEVMAREHGKLIIPHISDMMRNVVKVLSSDAPSLTLQQACAKVVSTLARYTIEPSSFERQTEGVIRDLARPLLEVLLGNAQSLAEGAAMCLHALVNTEAWKFAPDDIVNEVCLRVAGALEEKGTQTTGHMKLVCSLAKHNSLILEAYGRTLLKAADDILVTANWQLRLHAVQMINALLKSVDSDILASEIPITITHMERCRSDRIPSIRNAASETLKIAKAIASERGMDVNYESFSSEVEISNEDVTSQNSNCCSISDFSQDTRMDSYGDSPVSLCHSFNSKRQTPSILGPAAGARRSCSLHGSQDYNSDGIDEASFSGKIRASSFSMHPEMSNSKSKSPYTFLNHRGKYSESGGYFIGKSRLKDNSLPEGDTESEIDGGTSGRNYSRGDMKTRLCMLQRRENGDESTYEEDCIETKHFRLNYIHSPLPSEVGEEDTGRPKKTECMARTDDMKLNEFSPPGACVGSLQCHSSPLVTRRKSQSITEFTDFTDGNYDIYDSLRVVNTEQMPAALKGRTLLDKLESAADGFSDRSNSQEGSMQNSSVWSESVQISDSLSPTSSDNLFQDVLDNEEDYLTTIPTEPDKRTPRVDHMKENCQSAEVDSSEGSVDFPEFEEMSAFRRGWTKVVYLMESMLRGSLCAVLAIPVAMVAVKLFSVEEECHVMVPT